In Zea mays cultivar B73 chromosome 7, Zm-B73-REFERENCE-NAM-5.0, whole genome shotgun sequence, the following proteins share a genomic window:
- the LOC100283442 gene encoding glucan endo-1,3-beta-glucosidase A6 precursor, protein MAGPPLLSFPFFFLLCVAVAWSEAYGASGGYGLGVNYGRVADDIPSPWRSVELLRAAGAGSVKIYDANPGVLRALAGTRWPVSIMVPNQIIPDLAASAAAADRWVAENLVPYYPATRVKFLLVGNEILSDLSIANSTWPHLVPAMENIHRSLRKRSISSVKIGTTLAMDALADGAFPRPPSAAAFRADIAEAVVRPLLHFLNGTNSYYFVDAYPYFVWADNNLTVSLDYALFQGGRTRYVDPGTGLTYTNLLDEMLDAVVIAMAKLGYGHVKLAIAETGWPNGCDYNQIGGNVHNAAIYNRNLAARMAKNPGTPVRPGAKMPVFVFSLYNEDLKPGPGTERHWGLYYANGTAVYEIDLTGRRPLGSYPPLPAPENNTPYKGPIWCVLSAAASNKLNETAVGNALSYACGQGNGTCDAIQPGKTCYTPNTTAAHASYAFNSYWQQFEKTGATCYFNNLAEQTIKDPSHGSCRFPSSSGSP, encoded by the exons ATGGCCGGTCCGCCGCTCTTGAGCTTCCCCTTCTTCTTCCTTCTCTGCGTCGCCGTCGCCTGGAGCG AGGCGTATGGGGCAAGCGGTGGCTACGGGCTCGGCGTCAACTACGGCCGGGTGGCGGACGACATCCCTTCGCCGTGGCGCTCCGTGGAGCTGCTCCGCGCGGCGGGGGCCGGGTCGGTCAAGATCTACGACGCCAACCCGGGCGTGCTCCGCGCGCTGGCTGGGACGCGCTGGCCCGTCTCCATCATGGTGCCAAACCAGATCATACCGGACCTCGCCGCCTCTGCGGCCGCGGCGGACCGGTGGGTCGCCGAGAACCTGGTCCCCTACTACCCGGCGACACGGGTCAAGTTCCTTCTCGTGGGGAACGAGATCCTCTCCGACTTGTCCATCGCGAACTCCACCTGGCCACACCTTGTCCCGGCGATGGAGAACATCCACCGGAGCCTCCGAAAGaggagcatcagcagcgtcaagaTCGGCACCACGCTCGCCATGGACGCGCTCGCCGACGGCGCCTTCCCGCGCCCACCGTCGGCCGCCGCGTTCCGCGCCGACATCGCCGAGGCAGTCGTGCGCCCGCTGCTGCACTTCTTGAACGGGACCAACTCGTACTACTTCGTCGACGCGTACCCCTACTTCGTCTGGGCCGACAACAACCTCACCGTCTCGCTCGACTACGCGCTCTTCCAGGGCGGACGCACACGCTACGTCGACCCGGGCACCGGGCTCACGTACACCAACCTGCTCGACGAAATGCTCGACGCGGTGGTCATCGCGATGGCGAAGCTTGGGTACGGGCACGTGAAGCTGGCCATCGCGGAGACCGGGTGGCCCAACGGCTGCGACTACAACCAGATTGGCGGCAACGTCCACAACGCCGCCATCTACAACAGGAACCTCGCGGCGCGGATGGCTAAGAACCCGGGCACGCCGGTGAGGCCGGGCGCGAAGATGCCGGTGTTCGTGTTCTCGCTCTACAACGAGGACCTCAAGCCAGGGCCGGGCACCGAGCGACACTGGGGACTGTACTACGCCAACGGCACGGCAGTctacgagatcgacctcaccggacggcGGCCACTGGGGTCGTACCCGCCCCTGCCGGCGCCGGAGAACAACACACCGTACAAAGGACCGATATGGTGCGTGCTCTCGGCCGCCGCCAGCAACAAGCTGAACGAGACGGCGGTGGGGAACGCGCTGTCGTACGCGTGCGGGCAGGGAAACGGGACCTGCGACGCCATTCAGCCCGGGAAAACGTGCTACACGCCCAACACAACGGCGGCGCACGCCAGCTATGCTTTCAATTCGTActggcagcagttcgagaagactGGAGCGACGTGCTACTTCAACAACCTCGCAGAGCAGACTATCAAAGACCCAA GTCATGGATCCTGCAGGTTCCCTAGCTCGTCGGGGTCGCCTTGA